The Moraxella osloensis genome contains a region encoding:
- a CDS encoding phosphoribosylanthranilate isomerase yields the protein MKNTAVKFCGFTQLEDITNAVNLGVDAVGFVFYEPSPRAVTPEQACELAKAVPAFTTVVALVVNMPEQELVYLSHHVPFDIVQFHGDESPRECKLMADRINKRWIKALRISHDDTTETIVTQIQALKDFGACSVLLDAYHPDKFGGTGDSFDWDKIPRNSPLPIILAGGLTADNVGEAIAKTNIYGVDVSGGIESAKGVKSLEKMREFVNKVRS from the coding sequence ATGAAAAATACAGCGGTCAAATTTTGCGGCTTTACCCAACTTGAAGATATTACAAATGCGGTCAATCTTGGCGTGGATGCGGTGGGTTTTGTATTTTATGAGCCAAGTCCGCGAGCGGTGACCCCCGAGCAAGCCTGTGAGCTTGCCAAAGCAGTGCCTGCGTTTACCACAGTGGTAGCATTGGTGGTTAATATGCCCGAGCAAGAATTGGTTTATCTATCGCATCATGTGCCGTTTGATATCGTGCAGTTTCACGGGGATGAATCGCCACGAGAATGCAAGCTGATGGCGGATAGAATCAATAAACGCTGGATAAAGGCATTACGCATCAGCCATGATGACACCACGGAGACGATTGTCACCCAAATCCAAGCGCTTAAAGACTTTGGCGCGTGTAGCGTGCTACTTGACGCCTATCATCCCGATAAATTTGGCGGTACAGGTGATAGCTTTGATTGGGATAAAATCCCTAGAAACTCGCCGTTACCGATTATTTTGGCTGGTGGATTGACGGCGGATAACGTGGGCGAAGCGATTGCCAAAACCAATATCTATGGCGTGGATGTCAGCGGCGGCATTGAGTCAGCAAAAGGGGTGAAAAGTTTGGAGAAAATGCGTGAATTTGTGAATAAAGTGAGAAGTTAA
- a CDS encoding SDR family NAD(P)-dependent oxidoreductase, with protein MNILVTGVTAGFGKAIAELLISKGHTVIGTGRRQEKLDELQSQLGDNFIPLNFDVSDLPATKTALQTLPNDLLTNIDVLVNNAGLALGLEPADKTDFADWQQMVNTNILGLIHLTHEILPSMVANNDGYIINLSSTAGNYPYFGGNVYGATKAFVTQFSLNLRADLVGKNIRVSNIEPGLCGGTEFSNIRFHGDDAKAAQVYDSVQYVTPQDIANMVAWLIEQPKHVNINRIEVMPTAQTFAGLKVVKDL; from the coding sequence ATGAATATCTTGGTCACAGGCGTAACCGCAGGGTTTGGCAAAGCGATTGCCGAATTACTCATCTCAAAAGGTCATACCGTCATCGGCACTGGCAGACGCCAAGAAAAACTGGACGAACTACAGAGCCAACTGGGCGATAACTTTATACCGCTAAACTTTGACGTATCGGACTTGCCCGCCACCAAAACCGCGCTACAAACTTTGCCAAATGATTTGCTTACCAACATCGACGTACTGGTCAATAACGCAGGATTGGCACTCGGACTTGAACCCGCGGATAAAACAGACTTTGCCGATTGGCAACAAATGGTCAATACCAATATTCTAGGCTTGATTCACTTAACCCATGAAATCCTGCCTAGTATGGTCGCCAACAACGACGGCTACATTATTAATTTAAGCTCAACTGCAGGTAATTATCCGTATTTTGGTGGTAATGTGTATGGCGCGACCAAAGCCTTTGTGACCCAGTTTAGCCTAAACTTACGTGCCGATTTGGTCGGTAAAAATATCCGTGTCAGTAATATCGAGCCAGGACTATGTGGTGGCACAGAGTTTAGCAATATTCGCTTTCATGGCGATGACGCCAAAGCCGCCCAAGTTTATGACAGCGTGCAATATGTCACCCCACAAGATATCGCCAATATGGTGGCATGGCTGATTGAACAGCCCAAACACGTCAATATCAACCGTATCGAAGTCATGCCCACCGCACAGACCTTTGCAGGCTTAAAAGTCGTTAAAGATTTATAA
- the trpB gene encoding tryptophan synthase subunit beta: MNIQNPTEVKDFNQYPDASGHFGIHGGRFVSETLMAALEQLEHIYNTAKADPEFWKAFQDDLVNYVGRPTPLYHAKRLSDDIGGAQIYLKREDLNHTGAHKVNNTIGQALLAKMVGKKRIIAETGAGQHGVATATIAARLGLECVVYMGADDVERQAMNVYRMRLLGATVVPVTSGTRTLKDAMNEAMRDWVTNVDSTYYVIGTVAGPHPYPMLVRDFQAIIGKEAKLQHYQKTGKLPDALVACVGGGSNAIGLFYDFLNDKDVKMYGIEAGGDGVETGNHAAPLTVGRVGVLHGNRTYLMADDDGQILGTHSISAGLDYPGVGPEHSFLKDIDRVQYVPCTDEEAMVGFRECTQKEGIIPALESSHAIAYALKLAKTMSKDQSIIVNLSGRGDKDLHTVMKHDGIEI; this comes from the coding sequence ATGAACATTCAAAACCCAACTGAAGTAAAAGACTTCAATCAATACCCAGATGCCAGCGGACATTTTGGCATTCATGGGGGACGCTTTGTCTCTGAAACCCTGATGGCAGCGCTGGAACAACTTGAGCATATCTATAACACTGCCAAAGCTGACCCCGAATTTTGGAAAGCCTTTCAAGACGACTTGGTCAATTATGTCGGCAGACCAACGCCACTTTATCATGCCAAGCGCCTAAGTGATGATATCGGTGGGGCGCAGATTTATCTTAAACGTGAAGACTTGAACCATACAGGCGCTCACAAAGTCAACAACACCATCGGTCAAGCCTTGCTTGCCAAAATGGTCGGCAAAAAACGCATCATTGCCGAGACAGGCGCAGGGCAACATGGCGTAGCAACTGCCACCATCGCGGCGCGTCTGGGCTTAGAGTGCGTGGTGTATATGGGCGCAGATGATGTCGAACGCCAAGCCATGAACGTGTATCGCATGCGTTTGCTTGGCGCAACCGTGGTACCTGTCACATCGGGTACTCGCACGCTCAAAGACGCCATGAACGAAGCCATGCGTGACTGGGTCACCAATGTCGATAGCACTTATTATGTGATTGGCACTGTCGCAGGTCCGCACCCATACCCCATGCTGGTGCGTGACTTTCAAGCCATTATCGGCAAAGAAGCCAAACTACAACACTACCAAAAAACAGGCAAACTCCCCGATGCGTTGGTCGCTTGTGTCGGTGGCGGTAGTAATGCCATCGGACTGTTTTATGACTTTTTAAATGATAAAGACGTCAAAATGTATGGTATCGAAGCCGGCGGCGATGGGGTCGAGACAGGCAACCATGCTGCACCGCTTACCGTCGGTCGAGTGGGGGTATTACATGGCAACCGCACGTATTTGATGGCAGATGATGATGGGCAGATTTTGGGGACCCATTCGATTTCGGCAGGGCTGGATTACCCGGGCGTGGGTCCTGAGCATAGTTTCTTAAAGGATATCGACCGTGTGCAGTATGTACCTTGTACTGATGAAGAAGCGATGGTGGGATTTCGTGAATGTACCCAAAAAGAAGGCATTATTCCTGCACTAGAAAGCTCGCATGCCATTGCGTATGCGTTAAAACTTGCCAAGACCATGAGCAAAGACCAGTCGATTATTGTCAATCTGTCGGGTCGTGGGGATAAGGATTTGCATACGGTCATGAAACATGATGGAATTGAGATTTGA
- the trpA gene encoding tryptophan synthase subunit alpha → MTRIETTFNTLREQNKKALIPYVMAGDPNPTVTVSLLHELVDHGADIIEVGLPFSDPMADGETIALAGERALAGGTSTRQAIEMVKAFRKTNTTTPVLVMGYLNPIEIIGYDKFISLCQDAGIDGVLMVDLPPQEAGDFTQKLANSAMNEIFLLAPTTLPERREQVLKHGGGFIYYVSVKGVTGSKALDAQDVGEHVQAIKAQTALPVCVGFGIRDGASAKAVGQYADGVIVGSELVKNFADVGNDEQKIAHAKKAILDKMDELREAIDSLE, encoded by the coding sequence ATGACCCGAATTGAAACCACCTTTAACACACTGAGAGAGCAAAACAAAAAAGCTTTAATTCCTTATGTGATGGCAGGCGACCCAAACCCAACTGTTACCGTCAGCTTACTGCATGAACTCGTTGACCACGGCGCAGACATCATCGAAGTCGGCTTACCATTTTCTGACCCCATGGCAGACGGTGAAACTATCGCACTCGCAGGCGAGCGCGCATTGGCAGGTGGCACCAGTACCCGCCAAGCGATTGAGATGGTAAAAGCGTTTCGCAAAACCAACACCACCACCCCAGTGCTAGTCATGGGCTATCTAAATCCGATTGAAATCATCGGTTATGACAAGTTTATTAGCCTTTGTCAAGATGCCGGGATTGACGGTGTTTTGATGGTTGATTTACCGCCACAAGAAGCGGGCGATTTTACCCAAAAACTCGCCAATTCCGCAATGAACGAAATCTTTTTACTTGCACCAACCACCTTGCCAGAACGTCGTGAGCAAGTGCTAAAACATGGCGGTGGTTTTATCTATTATGTATCGGTCAAAGGCGTGACAGGCTCAAAAGCATTGGATGCACAAGATGTCGGCGAACACGTCCAAGCGATTAAAGCACAAACTGCTTTGCCTGTGTGTGTTGGTTTTGGTATTCGTGATGGTGCATCGGCCAAAGCAGTCGGACAATATGCGGATGGCGTGATTGTCGGTAGTGAGCTGGTGAAAAACTTTGCGGATGTGGGCAACGATGAACAAAAAATCGCCCATGCCAAAAAAGCCATCTTAGATAAAATGGATGAGCTAAGAGAAGCGATTGACAGTCTTGAGTGA
- the accD gene encoding acetyl-CoA carboxylase, carboxyltransferase subunit beta, whose protein sequence is MSTDMKPQPMGQTLEETWLKRPLPTIKPRAKQILTAVETEPSTQCPNCNSIITNTALIFNNYVCPSCDEHLSMTARTRLNWFFDQVDDELGQQYQAGNPLDFVDSKPYPTRMSEAQAKTGETEALIVMKGKLQRLPVVACAFDFAFMGGSMGSVVGDRFVLAAETALKEQIPLVCFAASGGARMQEGLLSLMQMARTAAAIEKLKHANIPYIVVLTNPVYGGVTASLAMLGDIHLAEPKAMIGFAGKRVIEQTVREVLGEPFQRAEFLVEHGVVDQVVHRLQMKETIHRLLKKMTYFRQAH, encoded by the coding sequence ATGAGCACTGATATGAAGCCTCAACCGATGGGACAGACACTGGAAGAAACTTGGTTAAAACGCCCATTACCCACCATCAAGCCGCGTGCCAAGCAAATACTGACGGCGGTTGAGACCGAACCATCGACTCAATGTCCCAACTGTAATTCAATCATCACCAATACGGCGCTGATTTTTAATAATTACGTCTGCCCATCGTGTGATGAACATCTTAGCATGACCGCCCGCACGCGTCTGAACTGGTTTTTTGACCAAGTGGATGACGAGCTAGGGCAGCAGTACCAAGCAGGCAATCCATTAGACTTTGTCGATAGCAAACCTTACCCAACACGGATGAGCGAAGCGCAAGCCAAGACGGGCGAAACCGAAGCGCTTATCGTCATGAAAGGTAAACTCCAGCGGCTACCCGTGGTTGCCTGTGCGTTTGATTTTGCTTTTATGGGTGGCTCCATGGGCTCTGTGGTAGGCGATCGATTTGTGCTCGCTGCCGAGACGGCGCTCAAAGAACAAATCCCACTGGTGTGTTTTGCCGCATCGGGTGGCGCCCGTATGCAAGAGGGCTTGTTATCCCTCATGCAGATGGCGCGTACTGCCGCAGCGATTGAGAAACTCAAACACGCCAATATTCCTTATATTGTGGTACTGACCAACCCTGTGTATGGCGGCGTGACAGCATCGCTTGCGATGTTAGGCGATATCCATTTGGCGGAGCCCAAAGCCATGATTGGTTTTGCCGGCAAACGGGTGATTGAACAAACCGTTCGCGAGGTACTGGGCGAGCCCTTCCAGCGCGCTGAGTTTTTGGTAGAGCATGGTGTGGTCGATCAGGTCGTTCATCGTTTACAAATGAAAGAAACGATTCATCGCTTACTCAAAAAAATGACCTATTTTCGTCAGGCTCACTAA
- the folC gene encoding bifunctional tetrahydrofolate synthase/dihydrofolate synthase, with protein MQQSSLPAALSPSRLPPSVLSSLTEWLSYMQGIHVSAIDMGLERVIPVFQALGITQTDAFVFTVAGTNGKGSTTATIAKICQQAGYKTALYQSPHLLVFNERVRINGEMVDDQTLIDAFAKIEQARIDCGLTLSFFEMTTLAAFLIFAQNHCDVWVLEVGLGGRLDVVNVIEPNLAVITNVGIDHVEWLGDTREKIAAEKAGILRNNITLVYGETDMPSTIPPLMARHHAHLLQYGKDYGYRHTDDAATWQYSNNAVTLSLPIPNLSLHNTATAITALLASPLTIIQDHIQAALPKVKLAGRFDSRRMSARQWVFDVAHNEHGMQFLLKQLTPYVHAYQRQHPTAKLHLVISMLADKDIEPVLAQLQQFSQTVMPIDSVHSGVISHPRASSQERLTELLPRYFKAVSIFEDLNLATQSVIDHSQDNDLILVCGSFYTISGVLTSQSLSE; from the coding sequence ATGCAACAGTCAAGCTTACCCGCCGCACTCTCACCATCCCGATTGCCGCCTAGCGTTTTAAGCTCGTTAACCGAGTGGCTAAGCTATATGCAAGGCATCCATGTGTCCGCGATTGATATGGGGCTTGAGCGGGTGATACCCGTATTTCAAGCATTGGGTATAACGCAAACCGATGCCTTTGTATTTACTGTGGCAGGCACCAATGGCAAAGGCTCAACCACCGCCACTATTGCCAAGATTTGTCAACAAGCGGGCTATAAAACCGCTTTGTATCAATCGCCGCATCTACTGGTGTTTAACGAGCGTGTCAGAATCAATGGAGAAATGGTCGATGACCAAACTTTGATTGATGCGTTTGCCAAAATCGAGCAGGCGAGGATTGATTGTGGGTTGACACTGTCATTTTTTGAAATGACGACGCTTGCCGCGTTTTTGATTTTTGCCCAAAACCACTGTGATGTCTGGGTGTTGGAGGTGGGGTTAGGCGGTCGCCTCGATGTCGTCAATGTTATCGAGCCAAACCTTGCGGTCATTACCAATGTGGGTATCGACCATGTCGAATGGCTTGGCGACACCCGTGAAAAAATCGCTGCAGAAAAAGCCGGTATTTTGCGTAATAACATCACATTGGTGTATGGTGAAACCGATATGCCCTCGACCATCCCGCCTTTGATGGCACGGCACCATGCCCATTTGCTACAGTATGGCAAAGATTATGGCTATCGACATACTGACGATGCAGCGACATGGCAATATAGCAATAACGCGGTGACTTTATCGTTACCTATCCCCAATTTGTCTTTGCACAATACTGCAACGGCTATCACCGCGCTCTTAGCCAGCCCATTAACCATAATCCAAGACCACATCCAAGCTGCGTTACCGAAGGTAAAATTGGCTGGGCGTTTTGACAGCAGACGCATGTCAGCTCGCCAATGGGTGTTTGATGTTGCCCATAATGAGCATGGGATGCAGTTTTTGCTCAAACAGTTGACGCCGTATGTACATGCTTACCAACGCCAGCATCCAACCGCCAAATTGCATTTGGTCATATCCATGCTTGCTGATAAAGACATCGAGCCTGTACTCGCGCAGCTACAGCAATTCTCCCAGACGGTGATGCCGATTGACAGTGTTCACAGCGGCGTTATATCTCACCCTAGAGCCAGTAGCCAAGAGCGCTTAACTGAGCTGTTACCGCGCTATTTTAAAGCTGTATCTATTTTTGAGGATTTGAATTTGGCGACCCAATCGGTGATTGACCACAGCCAAGATAATGACCTGATTTTGGTGTGTGGCTCTTTTTATACCATCAGCGGTGTACTGACCAGCCAATCACTCAGTGAATAA
- a CDS encoding SPOR and LysM peptidoglycan-binding domain-containing protein, whose amino-acid sequence MKFSKQALLGTTVLLGGSVLLYATMHQVLNAPAKPAANSQQVIAKPMTDKQSAISNEPLTADIATEKNLLAQKQKEREQRVAAQEQQAQQYMTEQQRIEAEALARSRAENQLYANKNAANTSSVVASSVTAITQPVVKPRPVDKVAAPPQTQVAVPNSVQNTAQTQNAAQTRSAAQTKVQAATPKPTVAAPVVAQPQPAAKATPSNPGAYQVKAGEGLIGLSRRYNVPVDVLASVNNLKPTSSLRVGQTITIPTAAQVNRITQQAQAREQQRQNEITRKRQEAEQKKQQALLEQQQEVSRKKQEAAQKEQQKQQEIARKKQESQLKEQLKEQKRQQEIAQKKSEAQQQAQKKQAFQAAQDNLRQARQTVKETDAKGTFGVQVALATDQKKASEITQKLQAAGYKVKTTQTSKGVRIVVGPEKGKVAALALKDKLNNDSRVDVNSGWVLYW is encoded by the coding sequence ATGAAATTTTCTAAGCAAGCATTATTGGGTACAACGGTATTGTTAGGCGGTAGCGTGTTGTTATATGCCACTATGCACCAAGTCTTGAACGCGCCTGCCAAACCTGCAGCCAATAGCCAACAAGTTATCGCTAAACCCATGACAGATAAGCAATCAGCAATCAGCAACGAGCCACTCACCGCGGATATCGCAACTGAAAAAAATTTACTGGCGCAAAAACAAAAAGAACGGGAGCAACGGGTCGCTGCACAAGAACAACAAGCCCAGCAATACATGACCGAGCAACAGCGGATTGAAGCCGAAGCTCTAGCGCGTAGCCGTGCTGAAAATCAACTGTATGCCAATAAAAATGCCGCCAATACCAGTTCGGTGGTTGCCAGCTCAGTGACCGCGATTACCCAACCTGTGGTAAAGCCCCGACCCGTTGACAAGGTCGCCGCACCACCACAAACGCAAGTTGCAGTACCCAATAGCGTACAAAATACCGCACAGACCCAAAACGCTGCGCAAACTCGAAGCGCTGCGCAAACTAAAGTACAAGCAGCTACGCCAAAGCCCACGGTGGCAGCACCCGTCGTCGCACAGCCGCAGCCCGCGGCAAAAGCCACCCCTAGCAATCCTGGTGCCTATCAAGTGAAGGCAGGCGAGGGGTTGATAGGGTTGTCACGTCGCTACAATGTGCCAGTCGACGTATTGGCAAGCGTCAATAATCTCAAACCCACCAGCAGCTTACGTGTCGGGCAAACTATCACCATCCCGACTGCGGCACAAGTCAACCGTATTACCCAGCAAGCCCAAGCGCGAGAGCAACAACGTCAAAATGAGATTACTCGCAAAAGACAAGAAGCTGAACAAAAAAAGCAACAGGCGCTACTAGAGCAGCAGCAAGAAGTCTCCCGTAAAAAACAAGAAGCCGCGCAAAAAGAGCAGCAAAAACAGCAGGAAATCGCTCGCAAAAAGCAAGAATCCCAGTTAAAAGAGCAGTTAAAAGAGCAAAAACGTCAACAAGAAATCGCCCAGAAAAAATCAGAAGCTCAGCAGCAAGCCCAGAAAAAACAAGCATTCCAAGCGGCACAAGACAATTTAAGGCAGGCGCGTCAAACGGTAAAAGAAACGGATGCTAAAGGTACGTTTGGGGTACAAGTTGCATTGGCAACCGACCAAAAAAAAGCCAGTGAAATCACCCAAAAATTACAAGCGGCAGGCTACAAAGTCAAAACCACCCAAACGAGTAAAGGTGTACGTATCGTCGTAGGTCCAGAAAAAGGCAAAGTCGCTGCCTTGGCGCTCAAAGACAAGCTCAATAACGATAGCCGTGTGGATGTCAATAGCGGCTGGGTGCTATACTGGTAA
- a CDS encoding DUF2726 domain-containing protein — translation MTIFLVLAFVVFILLVFAFRSSGSSRQEVIKPVRGDELAVWPFEPMPIMTPTEVIFFNRLQQAVPELIIFGQVQLSRIIMPNDDDDTDQGFWFNRICRMSVDYVLVDQDKQTVLLAIELDDWTHNTRRRQQQDEKKDKALLSAGIPILRIDGEAMPDAAHLRRKILAVLS, via the coding sequence GTGACAATTTTTTTAGTGTTAGCGTTTGTGGTGTTTATCCTGTTAGTGTTTGCCTTTCGCAGTAGTGGTAGTAGCCGTCAAGAGGTTATTAAGCCCGTTCGGGGGGATGAATTAGCGGTATGGCCGTTTGAGCCGATGCCAATCATGACGCCGACCGAAGTGATATTTTTTAATCGCTTGCAGCAAGCAGTGCCTGAGCTGATTATTTTTGGGCAAGTACAGTTATCGCGTATTATCATGCCAAATGACGATGACGATACTGACCAAGGCTTTTGGTTTAATCGTATTTGCCGTATGAGTGTTGACTATGTGCTGGTTGATCAAGACAAGCAAACCGTACTATTGGCAATTGAATTAGACGACTGGACGCACAACACTCGCCGCCGTCAGCAGCAAGATGAAAAAAAAGACAAAGCGCTGTTGAGCGCCGGCATTCCGATATTACGAATCGATGGGGAAGCCATGCCGGATGCGGCGCATTTACGCCGCAAAATCTTAGCGGTGCTAAGCTAA
- the secE gene encoding preprotein translocase subunit SecE, producing the protein MKQMLENKLAELNGKRMSGEKVVVHEPAAIEIAKRHSPKDFALWIFAFVALISATLVNQYLPAYWQPASSLWTRVAVIAGLIIAALLALALTNQGSAFKTLLQDSRVELRRVTWPSKQETLEYTWQVAVVAGILAFIVWLLDTVFSQLIQYVIGQ; encoded by the coding sequence ATGAAACAAATGCTAGAGAACAAACTAGCAGAGCTCAATGGCAAAAGGATGTCTGGTGAAAAAGTGGTTGTCCACGAACCTGCTGCTATTGAGATTGCCAAACGACACTCCCCTAAAGATTTTGCCCTGTGGATTTTTGCTTTTGTCGCATTAATCAGCGCAACTTTAGTTAATCAATATTTACCCGCATATTGGCAACCCGCTAGCAGTTTATGGACGCGCGTGGCTGTTATTGCTGGACTAATCATTGCTGCATTATTGGCACTGGCATTGACCAACCAAGGCAGTGCTTTTAAGACACTGTTGCAAGATTCCCGCGTTGAATTGCGCCGTGTGACTTGGCCGAGCAAACAAGAAACCCTGGAATACACTTGGCAAGTTGCAGTAGTGGCTGGGATATTAGCCTTTATCGTGTGGTTATTAGATACCGTATTTAGCCAATTGATTCAATACGTCATTGGTCAATAG
- the nusG gene encoding transcription termination/antitermination protein NusG, with product MRWYIVQAFSGFEKQVQRSLIERINRSEYKDSFGQVLVPTEEVIEMRDGKKRKSERKFFPGYVLIEMDMNDNTWHLVKDCPRVMGFIGGTPENPAPITPKEADTILNRLNTNENKPRPKTLFEPGEEVLVIDGPFTEFRGLVEKVDYEKSRLQLTVNVFNRPTPVELEFKQVEKIN from the coding sequence ATGCGTTGGTATATCGTACAAGCATTTTCAGGCTTTGAAAAACAAGTGCAGCGTTCATTGATTGAACGTATCAATCGCAGTGAATACAAAGATTCGTTTGGTCAAGTACTCGTCCCAACCGAAGAAGTTATCGAAATGCGGGATGGCAAAAAACGCAAATCTGAGCGTAAATTCTTCCCAGGTTACGTATTGATTGAAATGGATATGAACGACAACACATGGCACTTAGTGAAAGACTGTCCACGTGTGATGGGTTTTATTGGCGGTACGCCAGAAAATCCTGCACCCATTACCCCAAAAGAAGCCGATACCATTTTAAATCGTTTAAATACCAACGAAAATAAACCGCGTCCAAAAACCTTATTTGAGCCAGGTGAAGAGGTGTTGGTCATCGATGGTCCGTTTACCGAGTTTAGAGGCTTGGTAGAAAAAGTGGATTATGAAAAATCACGCTTACAGTTAACCGTCAATGTCTTTAACCGTCCAACACCGGTTGAGCTAGAGTTTAAGCAAGTAGAAAAAATTAACTAA
- the rplK gene encoding 50S ribosomal protein L11, which yields MAKKIDGYIKLQVPAGKANPSPPIGPALGQKGVNIMAFCKEFNAATSSMEPGLPVPVEITVYNDKSFTFIMKSPPAAFLIRKAAGAAKGSGVPNKTKVGKVDRAQLEEIANTKNADLTAADLESAVRTLAGTARSMGIDVEGV from the coding sequence ATGGCTAAAAAGATTGATGGTTACATCAAACTACAAGTGCCAGCTGGTAAAGCTAATCCATCACCACCTATTGGTCCAGCATTGGGTCAAAAAGGTGTGAACATCATGGCATTCTGTAAAGAGTTCAACGCAGCTACTTCTAGCATGGAACCAGGTCTACCTGTTCCCGTTGAAATCACTGTTTACAACGACAAATCGTTCACCTTCATCATGAAATCACCACCAGCGGCGTTCTTAATTCGCAAAGCTGCAGGTGCTGCTAAAGGTTCAGGCGTACCGAACAAAACTAAAGTAGGTAAAGTCGACCGTGCACAGTTAGAAGAAATTGCTAACACCAAAAACGCTGACTTAACTGCTGCTGACTTAGAATCTGCGGTTCGCACATTGGCGGGTACTGCTCGCTCAATGGGTATTGACGTGGAGGGTGTGTAA
- the rplA gene encoding 50S ribosomal protein L1 produces the protein MAKLTKRQKAIAESYDANKQYTLAEAVEILNKLPPAKFKESIDIAINLGVDPRKSDQVVRGATNLPAGTGKTKRVAVFAQGAAADAAKEAGADIVGFEDLAESIKAGNMDFDVVIASPDAMRVVGQLGTILGPRGLMPNPKVGTVTPNVAEAVKNTKAGQATYRVDKAGIIHTTIGQVGFSAEQIEQNASALIADLKKAKPATSKGIYIKKITLSSTMGPGISLDAVPYRNA, from the coding sequence ATGGCTAAATTAACTAAACGTCAAAAAGCAATCGCTGAAAGCTATGATGCGAACAAACAATACACATTGGCTGAAGCGGTAGAAATTCTAAACAAATTGCCACCAGCAAAATTCAAAGAGTCAATCGATATTGCTATCAATCTAGGCGTTGACCCACGTAAATCTGACCAAGTGGTTCGTGGTGCTACCAACCTACCTGCAGGTACCGGTAAAACCAAACGCGTTGCCGTATTTGCCCAAGGCGCAGCAGCTGATGCCGCAAAAGAAGCGGGTGCTGATATCGTAGGTTTTGAAGACCTAGCGGAAAGCATCAAAGCGGGTAACATGGACTTTGATGTTGTAATTGCGTCGCCTGATGCAATGCGCGTTGTCGGTCAATTAGGTACAATTTTAGGTCCACGTGGCTTAATGCCAAACCCTAAAGTAGGTACAGTTACTCCTAACGTTGCTGAAGCGGTTAAAAACACTAAAGCAGGTCAGGCAACTTACCGTGTTGATAAAGCAGGTATTATCCATACCACGATTGGTCAAGTAGGCTTTAGCGCCGAACAAATCGAGCAAAATGCGTCTGCATTAATCGCTGATTTGAAAAAAGCAAAACCTGCGACCTCAAAAGGTATTTACATCAAGAAAATCACCTTATCAAGCACGATGGGTCCTGGCATCAGCTTAGATGCAGTTCCTTATCGCAATGCCTAA
- the rplJ gene encoding 50S ribosomal protein L10 yields MALNLQDKQAIVAEVSESAKGALSAVVADARGVTVGKMTQLRKEARAAGVDMRIVRNTLLRRALEDTNYTVLNDVFVGPTLIAFSTEHPGAAARLFKEFAKTNDKFEIKGAAFEGEFIAAKDIDRLASLPTYDEAIARLMGTMKEAAAGKLVRTLAALRDKMQGEGEAA; encoded by the coding sequence ATGGCATTAAATCTTCAAGACAAACAAGCGATTGTTGCTGAAGTAAGTGAATCTGCCAAAGGTGCCCTTTCTGCTGTTGTTGCCGATGCTCGTGGCGTAACAGTAGGTAAAATGACCCAGCTACGTAAAGAAGCTCGTGCAGCGGGTGTTGATATGCGTATCGTGCGTAATACTTTATTACGTCGTGCGTTAGAAGACACTAACTACACTGTGTTAAATGACGTATTTGTTGGTCCAACACTTATCGCATTCTCAACTGAACATCCAGGTGCTGCGGCACGTTTGTTCAAAGAATTTGCTAAAACAAACGATAAGTTTGAAATTAAAGGTGCAGCTTTTGAAGGCGAGTTTATCGCTGCTAAAGATATCGATCGTTTAGCAAGCTTACCAACTTACGACGAAGCGATTGCGCGCTTAATGGGTACGATGAAAGAAGCCGCTGCAGGCAAACTTGTTCGTACTTTGGCAGCATTACGCGACAAAATGCAAGGCGAAGGCGAAGCCGCTTAA